In the Camelina sativa cultivar DH55 unplaced genomic scaffold, Cs unpScaffold01286, whole genome shotgun sequence genome, TGTCCTGTTTCTAACTAATTCAGTATCCTATGACTTGATTAATCTAAATCTATCTTTGGTAATTGTTAATCTAAAAAACTTTTGATGGAAAGAGCAGGAGTATGAATGCTTACCCCAAGGGAGGATAGGGAAGTCATACTGTTGTTTTGGCACTGTGATTATGTAAGAAGACACCTATTGTCAAGAGAACAACATGagttaatttggtttttgaGGTCTATTCAAACAGAGGCTTAATGGAGAGCAATTACATTACCAAAATGGAAGTAGCTAAAGATGTTGAAGATTGATAAAGAAGGGatgtctcctctgtctcgtaAAGAAGATCCATCATGTCCATACATGCTTCAAAGTTCAAAAGTTCCCCAACCTTTGCAACTTCTCTATTAGAAGAAAGTATGGTTTAGGAgttagataataataaaaacatggaGTAAGACGATATCGTTCACTTTATGTTAGTTTTAAGCAGGAGCTTTAAGGGTTTATATACTTTGATAAGGATAAAACAACTTACTTGAACTGAATGAAAAGGTCTTCAAGCAGTGTATAAGCTATATTAAGAGTGCCaatgtcaaatttcaaaacctgCTTCTCATGTACAATGAGAAAGACAGATAATAAGTTCGAATAAGCTCGCTTTCTATAGCGTAAACAACATATCCCCCAAGTGTAGAATGGTTACCCTCAGAAAAACTAGTTCCTGCAAAAGAAACTCATAACTCAATACGAAAACCAAAGCATCTAACAAATGTCATTCACAGTTTGAAGAGCAGCTTACCGCATCCAAGAAATCCCGAACCATAAAGAGTTGCTCTGTAATCACTTTATCCCCAAAGGATTTCAGACTATGAACCGATAAACCCCGGGCACAATGCATCTACAGAAGCAAAACAGTTCAATTCTAGGTACAcaatagaagagaagaaacacacaaaaaagactATATCACAATTAAGGAAGTAAAAACCCACTTTGCATGAGATCCAAATGGAGACTAACACAAACAGCTGCAGATTGCTTTCAGTCAGAGGTTGCAATAGCCAATGCTCAGCTTTCTTTCTCTGTAAGAACCTAATAAACCCAAGTATCCAGAtagaagaatcacaaaacatgacATAATGCCTAAATTTttcaccaaaatccaaaatccatcaaacaagaactgaTCCAACCAAAAGCACATAAACCAACTAGTGAAATGAGTATCAATAAGGCAGTCAAAATACTCCAAATCTAAAGTATCCGATTCGAAATTAATCCAATCAGAAGCAAAGGAAACGAGCAATTTCACCGATTTTGATAACTGAATTCCAcaattaaaaccctaaacacaATCGAAATCActaaaaattctcaaatcagGAATCATCGGAGGAGTGAAAAATCGCAATACCTGACTACAGAAGGACGAAATCGATCGAAGAAGAGAGATAGCGCTGAGTATTTAACGATCGGAGGAAGTTCGAGTTGC is a window encoding:
- the LOC104774073 gene encoding cyclin-J18-like isoform X1; the protein is MSTEIVHLRRRLVEFLIQSSTQLELPPIVKYSALSLFFDRFRPSVVRFLQRKKAEHWLLQPLTESNLQLFVLVSIWISCKMHCARGLSVHSLKSFGDKVITEQLFMVRDFLDAELVFLRQVLKFDIGTLNIAYTLLEDLFIQFKEVAKVGELLNFEACMDMMDLLYETEETSLLYQSSTSLATSILVSSYIITVPKQQYDFPILPWGKHSYSCSFHQKFFRLTITKDRFRLIKS
- the LOC104774073 gene encoding cyclin-J18-like isoform X2 encodes the protein MSTEIVHLRRRLVEFLIQSSTQLELPPIVKYSALSLFFDRFRPSVVRFLQRKKAEHWLLQPLTESNLQLFVLVSIWISCKMHCARGLSVHSLKSFGDKVITEQLFMVRDFLDAELVFLRVLKFDIGTLNIAYTLLEDLFIQFKEVAKVGELLNFEACMDMMDLLYETEETSLLYQSSTSLATSILVSSYIITVPKQQYDFPILPWGKHSYSCSFHQKFFRLTITKDRFRLIKS